A single region of the Thermococcus zilligii AN1 genome encodes:
- a CDS encoding adenosylcobinamide amidohydrolase, whose translation MDLKHFILPFGCPMLSLSNAPHRGGLTKASGFFFMMVPKNYSSDYKADCLAFERGHGLKDFVGFMTAADVGRALATAKRGSVTAYVTAGITNPAIAGEVPPPWKPGTINIALLIEEGLTVGAMANAIMTATEAKTYTLLRLGYNATGTTSDGIGVFAFEGETEWAGTATELGINIGKAVREALMRGT comes from the coding sequence ATGGATTTGAAACACTTCATCCTCCCATTTGGCTGTCCGATGCTTTCACTCAGCAACGCGCCCCACCGCGGCGGCCTAACTAAAGCCAGTGGCTTCTTCTTCATGATGGTTCCAAAGAACTATTCCAGCGACTACAAGGCTGACTGCCTGGCCTTTGAAAGAGGGCACGGGTTAAAAGACTTCGTCGGCTTCATGACTGCCGCTGACGTTGGGAGAGCTCTCGCCACAGCCAAAAGGGGGAGCGTTACTGCTTATGTGACAGCAGGAATAACCAACCCTGCCATAGCGGGAGAAGTTCCGCCTCCCTGGAAGCCGGGAACGATAAACATTGCCCTCCTCATTGAAGAGGGCTTAACGGTCGGCGCCATGGCAAACGCGATAATGACCGCAACTGAAGCCAAAACTTACACTCTGCTGAGGCTCGGTTACAACGCCACCGGCACAACGAGCGATGGAATCGGGGTCTTCGCGTTTGAGGGGGAAACGGAATGGGCAGGGACTGCCACAGAGCTCGGGATAAACATAGGTAAAGCCGTGAGAGAGGCATTGATGAGGGGGACATAA
- a CDS encoding P-loop NTPase family protein, with the protein MLNVLYNLKGAYISFAGTRRQFYGGAHNHGINLEEIEEKGLFGFYGMLTLPKEEFEDFVNCLITDLVDWKPDIVVFDFITVFGQVLGEIHLRAFPHSTIGGVRGGRGYSSQPGRYMRTPKMRSRALERYSYEYVITERGIGLSARS; encoded by the coding sequence ATGCTCAACGTCCTCTACAACCTAAAGGGAGCTTACATCTCCTTCGCCGGGACCAGGAGGCAGTTCTACGGGGGCGCGCATAACCATGGGATAAACCTCGAGGAGATTGAGGAAAAGGGCCTCTTCGGGTTCTACGGCATGCTTACCCTGCCTAAAGAGGAGTTCGAGGACTTCGTGAACTGCCTCATCACGGATCTGGTGGACTGGAAGCCAGACATAGTCGTTTTTGACTTCATAACTGTCTTCGGCCAAGTTTTAGGCGAGATACACCTCAGGGCCTTCCCGCACTCGACAATAGGAGGAGTTCGTGGCGGACGGGGTTACAGTTCCCAACCCGGACGCTACATGAGGACACCCAAGATGCGCAGCAGGGCCCTTGAGCGCTACTCATACGAGTACGTGATCACCGAGAGGGGCATAGGCTTGAGCGCGCGATCATAG
- a CDS encoding NitrOD5 domain-containing protein, protein MPWGYLKTKYWETLEPAGKDPELFYGAIKDLFGGGPGMRVRTEEDAVKVVELLSKK, encoded by the coding sequence TTGCCGTGGGGGTACCTGAAGACAAAATACTGGGAAACCCTTGAGCCCGCAGGAAAGGACCCGGAGCTCTTCTACGGCGCCATCAAAGACCTCTTCGGAGGGGGCCCCGGCATGAGGGTTAGAACAGAGGAAGATGCCGTAAAGGTGGTGGAACTGCTCTCTAAGAAGTGA